The following proteins are encoded in a genomic region of Dasypus novemcinctus isolate mDasNov1 chromosome 3, mDasNov1.1.hap2, whole genome shotgun sequence:
- the NMB gene encoding neuromedin-B isoform X1 has translation MARRAGGSRLLGRLLLLVLLAAGSAPLTREPPQPRSLASKVRVHPRGNLWATGHFMGKKSLELPSLSQLGTAPHISLRDQRLQPSHNLLRILLLRKALGISLDGPAAHTQEAAGADTTGVTQVMGQTRRRG, from the exons ATGGCCCGGCGGGCGGGCGGCTCGCGGCTGCTCGGCCGCCTCCTGCTCTTGGTCCTGCTCGCCGCCGGCAGCGCCCCGCTCACCCGGGagcccccgcagccccgcagcctcGCCAGCAAGGTCCGCGTGCACCCGCGGGGCAACCTCTGGGCCACTG GTCACTTCATGGGCAAGAAGAGCCTGGAGCTCCCCAGTCTGTCCCAGTTGGGCACAGCTCCTCATATCTCCCTGAGGGACCAGAGATTGCAGCCGAGTCATAATCTGCTCAGGATACTCTTGCTAAGGAAAGCCCTGGGCATCAGCCTCGATGGCCCAGCAGCCCACACCCAG GAGGCCGCTGGTGCAGATACTACAGGAGTGACACAAGTAATGGGACAGACCCGACGACGTGGCTGA
- the NMB gene encoding neuromedin-B isoform X2 yields MARRAGGSRLLGRLLLLVLLAAGSAPLTREPPQPRSLASKVRVHPRGNLWATGHFMGKKSLELPSLSQLGTAPHISLRDQRLQPSHNLLRILLLRKALGISLDGPAAHTQYRRPLVQILQE; encoded by the exons ATGGCCCGGCGGGCGGGCGGCTCGCGGCTGCTCGGCCGCCTCCTGCTCTTGGTCCTGCTCGCCGCCGGCAGCGCCCCGCTCACCCGGGagcccccgcagccccgcagcctcGCCAGCAAGGTCCGCGTGCACCCGCGGGGCAACCTCTGGGCCACTG GTCACTTCATGGGCAAGAAGAGCCTGGAGCTCCCCAGTCTGTCCCAGTTGGGCACAGCTCCTCATATCTCCCTGAGGGACCAGAGATTGCAGCCGAGTCATAATCTGCTCAGGATACTCTTGCTAAGGAAAGCCCTGGGCATCAGCCTCGATGGCCCAGCAGCCCACACCCAG TACAGGAGGCCGCTGGTGCAGATACTACAGGAGTGA